Proteins encoded within one genomic window of Cryptosporangium minutisporangium:
- the pdxH gene encoding pyridoxamine 5'-phosphate oxidase, translating into MRVGYERGQLTENLLADTWFAQFSAWFAEAVAAPEIIEPNAMVVATAAANGTPSARTVLLKDADERGLTFYTHYPSRKGRELTENPRATLLFPWHPIQRQVNIAGTVRRVDPAESDAYWSSRPRGSRLGSAASPQSRVVPDRATLEHAEAELAARYPDDVPRPDTWGGFRVVPHTVEFWQGRPDRLHDRLRYRRDGETWVVERLAP; encoded by the coding sequence ATGCGGGTCGGCTACGAGCGTGGGCAGCTCACCGAGAACCTCCTCGCCGATACCTGGTTCGCCCAGTTCAGCGCCTGGTTCGCCGAAGCCGTCGCGGCTCCGGAGATCATCGAGCCGAACGCGATGGTGGTGGCCACCGCGGCGGCCAACGGGACGCCGAGCGCGAGAACGGTGCTGCTCAAGGACGCCGACGAGCGCGGCCTGACGTTCTACACCCACTACCCGTCCCGGAAGGGCCGGGAGCTGACCGAGAACCCCCGGGCGACGCTCCTCTTCCCCTGGCATCCGATCCAGCGTCAGGTGAACATCGCCGGCACGGTCCGCCGCGTCGATCCGGCCGAGTCGGACGCGTACTGGAGTTCACGGCCGCGAGGTTCCCGGCTCGGGTCCGCAGCGAGCCCTCAGTCCCGGGTCGTGCCCGACCGGGCCACGCTCGAGCACGCCGAGGCCGAGCTCGCGGCCCGCTACCCCGATGACGTGCCGCGGCCGGACACCTGGGGCGGGTTCCGGGTGGTGCCGCACACCGTCGAGTTCTGGCAGGGACGCCCGGACCGGCTGCACGATCGGCTGCGCTACCGGCGGGACGGCGAGACCTGGGTCGTCGAGAGGCTCGCTCCGTGA
- a CDS encoding MFS transporter, producing MLVDTRPLRQTAYRRLFVGQSVSFIGYQITAVAVPVQMYAITDSSFWVGMLGLAALVPLILFGLWGGAVADAIDRRTLLLISSAVVWGATGALVVQAVLGLNSTWLLLGLTAVQSGAFAVSGPTRSAIIPRLVPREQVASANTLNFTASNFGTVIGPLLAGLLLARWSYAVAYAVDAVLFTVALYAAVRLPHLAPTGERVSPGLRAVGQGLAFIILKPVLLMSFAVDIIAMVFAMPRALFPQVANEWYGGPGAVGWLYAAIAIGSVLAGLSSGWIGRVRRQGLALTLAVIGWGTAVAAAGLARQLWLVVVLLALAGAADLVSAVYRQTILQVYAPDEMRGRMQGVFMVVVAGGPRLGDLRAGATESWFGPTVSWVGGGLLCVVLVVLLTLAVPKLIKYDGAP from the coding sequence GTGCTGGTGGACACCCGTCCGCTGCGGCAGACGGCATACCGGCGCTTGTTCGTCGGCCAGAGCGTCTCGTTCATCGGGTACCAGATCACCGCGGTCGCAGTTCCCGTACAGATGTACGCGATCACCGACTCCTCGTTCTGGGTCGGCATGCTCGGCCTGGCGGCGCTGGTGCCGCTGATCCTGTTCGGGCTCTGGGGCGGTGCGGTCGCCGACGCGATCGATCGACGGACGCTGCTGCTGATCTCGTCCGCAGTCGTCTGGGGGGCCACCGGCGCGCTGGTCGTGCAGGCGGTGCTCGGCCTGAACAGCACCTGGCTGCTGCTCGGGCTGACCGCGGTGCAGTCGGGAGCGTTCGCGGTGAGCGGACCCACCCGCAGCGCGATCATTCCGCGGTTGGTGCCGCGCGAGCAGGTGGCTTCGGCGAACACGCTGAACTTCACCGCGAGCAACTTCGGCACGGTGATCGGGCCGCTGCTGGCCGGCCTCCTCCTCGCGCGGTGGTCGTACGCCGTCGCCTACGCGGTCGACGCGGTGTTGTTCACGGTGGCGCTGTACGCGGCCGTGCGGTTGCCGCACCTGGCACCGACCGGGGAGCGGGTCAGCCCGGGGCTGCGCGCGGTCGGTCAGGGACTGGCCTTCATCATCCTGAAGCCGGTGCTGCTGATGTCGTTCGCGGTGGACATCATCGCGATGGTATTCGCGATGCCGCGGGCGCTGTTCCCGCAGGTCGCGAACGAGTGGTACGGCGGCCCGGGTGCCGTCGGCTGGCTGTACGCGGCGATCGCGATCGGGTCGGTGCTCGCCGGGCTGTCGTCCGGCTGGATCGGGCGGGTGCGTCGGCAAGGGCTCGCGCTCACGCTCGCGGTGATCGGCTGGGGCACAGCGGTGGCCGCGGCCGGGCTGGCGCGTCAGCTCTGGCTGGTCGTCGTGCTGCTGGCGCTGGCCGGTGCCGCCGACCTGGTGTCAGCGGTGTACCGGCAGACGATCCTGCAGGTCTACGCACCGGACGAGATGCGCGGACGGATGCAGGGGGTGTTCATGGTGGTCGTGGCCGGAGGACCGCGGCTGGGCGACCTGCGGGCGGGCGCCACCGAGTCCTGGTTCGGCCCGACCGTGTCCTGGGTCGGTGGCGGCTTGCTCTGCGTCGTCCTGGTCGTGCTGTTGACCCTCGCCGTCCCGAAGCTCATCAAGTACGACGGAGCGCCATAG
- a CDS encoding quinone oxidoreductase: protein MPDYGIRFHETGGPEVLRYEEIELPPPGRGEVRIRITAIGLNFVDTYRRTGLYPVELPSALGAEATGVVTELGEGTAGLAVGDRVAHATGPLGTYATAQNVPADCLVPIPDGVPDEAAAAVLLKGLTAWYLLRRTYPVQPGETVVFHAAAGGVGLIAGQWLRHLGVRAIGTVGSAEKAKIATANGYRDVILYSEEDVAARVRELTDGAGVPVVYDSVGAATFENSLDCLRPRGLMVSFGNASGPVTGVNLGILASKGSLFVTRPTMAHYLSDRNELRAAAAELFELVERGVIDPNIGQRFALAETANAHRALESRATTGSTVLLP from the coding sequence ATGCCTGACTACGGGATCCGCTTCCACGAGACCGGCGGCCCGGAGGTCCTGCGGTACGAGGAGATCGAGCTGCCGCCGCCAGGACGGGGCGAGGTTCGGATCCGGATCACCGCGATCGGCCTGAACTTCGTGGATACCTATCGGCGGACCGGGCTGTACCCCGTGGAACTGCCGTCGGCGCTCGGTGCCGAGGCGACGGGCGTCGTCACCGAGCTGGGCGAGGGCACGGCCGGCCTGGCCGTCGGTGACCGGGTGGCGCACGCGACCGGCCCGCTCGGGACGTACGCGACCGCGCAGAACGTCCCGGCGGACTGCCTGGTGCCGATTCCGGACGGTGTGCCCGACGAGGCGGCGGCAGCCGTGCTGCTCAAGGGCCTCACGGCCTGGTACCTGCTGCGGCGCACCTACCCGGTGCAGCCGGGGGAGACCGTGGTGTTCCACGCCGCTGCGGGCGGCGTCGGGCTGATCGCCGGGCAGTGGCTGCGTCACCTCGGGGTCCGGGCGATCGGGACGGTCGGCAGCGCCGAGAAGGCGAAGATCGCGACCGCGAACGGGTACCGGGACGTGATCCTCTACAGCGAGGAGGACGTGGCGGCCCGGGTACGGGAGCTGACCGACGGCGCAGGTGTCCCGGTCGTCTACGACTCGGTGGGTGCGGCGACGTTCGAGAACTCGCTCGACTGTCTGCGGCCGCGGGGCCTGATGGTCTCGTTCGGCAACGCGTCCGGGCCGGTGACCGGGGTCAACCTGGGCATCCTCGCGTCGAAGGGGTCGCTGTTCGTGACCCGACCGACGATGGCGCACTACCTGAGCGACCGCAACGAGCTCCGGGCCGCGGCGGCGGAGTTGTTCGAGCTGGTCGAGCGCGGCGTGATCGACCCGAACATCGGGCAGCGCTTCGCACTGGCGGAGACCGCGAATGCCCATCGGGCCCTGGAATCCCGCGCCACGACCGGCAGCACGGTCCTGCTGCCCTAG
- a CDS encoding quinone oxidoreductase — protein sequence MSDYAIRLRTTGGPEVLTPEPIEVPPPGPGEIRIRQTAVDLSYLDVLHRCGRLDVPLPTGLGSSAAGVVEAIGPATRRRPTSDFAVGDRVAYATVPLGAYATTRNVPADALVPLPPEVGDEDAVAVLAKGLLVWALIRHVHPVQAGETVVFHAAAGGVGLVAGQWLSHLGVRAIGTVGSADKVRLAVDNGYDEVVLYRTDDLAARARDLTDGVGVPVVYDPVGAATFATSLDALRPRGLLVSFGSISGPVTGVELGILAAKGSLFVTRPTLDAYLPDTATLRAASAEVLGLVARGVIRPNLRQRFDLADAGKAQEALESRATVGATVLLP from the coding sequence GTGTCCGACTACGCGATCCGGTTACGTACCACCGGCGGCCCGGAGGTCTTGACGCCCGAGCCGATCGAGGTACCACCACCGGGCCCCGGCGAGATTCGCATCCGGCAGACCGCGGTCGATCTGAGCTACCTCGACGTGCTGCACCGCTGCGGGCGGCTCGACGTCCCGCTCCCCACCGGCCTCGGTAGCTCGGCGGCGGGCGTCGTCGAGGCGATCGGGCCCGCTACCCGCCGACGTCCGACGTCCGACTTCGCGGTCGGCGACCGGGTGGCGTACGCGACCGTCCCGCTCGGTGCCTACGCCACCACCCGCAACGTGCCCGCCGACGCGCTGGTCCCGCTCCCGCCGGAGGTGGGCGACGAAGACGCCGTGGCGGTCCTCGCCAAGGGTTTGCTGGTGTGGGCACTGATCCGGCACGTCCATCCGGTGCAGGCGGGCGAGACCGTCGTTTTCCACGCTGCGGCGGGCGGCGTCGGGCTGGTCGCCGGCCAGTGGTTGAGCCACCTGGGCGTCCGCGCGATCGGCACGGTCGGGTCGGCGGACAAGGTGCGCCTCGCGGTCGACAACGGCTACGACGAGGTCGTGCTCTACCGCACCGACGACCTGGCCGCTCGAGCCCGGGACCTGACCGACGGCGTCGGCGTGCCGGTGGTCTACGACCCGGTCGGCGCCGCCACGTTCGCCACCTCGCTGGACGCCTTACGGCCGCGCGGCTTGCTGGTCTCGTTCGGCAGCATCTCCGGCCCGGTGACCGGCGTCGAGCTGGGCATCCTCGCGGCGAAGGGATCGCTGTTCGTCACCCGTCCCACGCTGGACGCCTACCTCCCTGACACGGCGACGCTGCGGGCGGCGTCCGCCGAGGTGCTGGGTCTGGTCGCGCGCGGGGTGATCCGGCCGAACCTGCGGCAGCGGTTCGACCTCGCCGATGCCGGGAAGGCCCAGGAAGCGCTGGAGTCGCGAGCCACCGTCGGCGCTACGGTTCTCCTACCCTGA
- a CDS encoding UdgX family uracil-DNA binding protein (This protein belongs to the uracil DNA glycosylase superfamily, members of which act in excision repair of DNA. However, it belongs more specifically to UdgX branch, whose founding member was found to bind uracil in DNA (where it does not belong), without cleaving it, appears to promote DNA repair by a pathway involving RecA, rather than base excision.): MDASTLIPAQADLPALKAVAAGCTACELYAPATQTVFGAGNPEAKVLLVGEQPGDVEDQRGLPFVGPAGKLLQRAVAEAGFEQGAVYVTNAVKHFRFEQRGKRRIHQTPQPEHIRACNPWVAAEISAVHPEVVVCLGATAVKALLGSKYRVTKDRGELLQYTGPGAEERTKALITIHPSAILRMPDDAREKGYADLVADLTVAARAVA, from the coding sequence ATGGACGCCAGCACTCTCATCCCCGCCCAAGCGGACCTCCCGGCGCTCAAGGCAGTCGCTGCCGGATGTACCGCGTGTGAGTTGTACGCGCCGGCCACCCAGACCGTGTTCGGTGCCGGCAACCCGGAGGCGAAAGTGCTGCTCGTGGGGGAGCAGCCGGGCGACGTCGAGGACCAGCGCGGGCTGCCGTTCGTGGGTCCGGCGGGCAAGCTGTTGCAGCGGGCGGTCGCCGAGGCCGGATTCGAGCAGGGCGCGGTCTACGTGACCAACGCGGTGAAACACTTCCGGTTCGAGCAGCGGGGCAAGCGGCGGATCCACCAGACGCCGCAGCCGGAGCACATCCGCGCGTGCAATCCCTGGGTGGCCGCCGAGATCTCGGCCGTGCACCCGGAGGTGGTGGTGTGCCTCGGCGCGACCGCGGTGAAGGCGCTGCTCGGCTCGAAGTACCGGGTGACCAAGGACCGCGGTGAGCTGCTGCAGTACACCGGCCCCGGTGCCGAGGAGCGCACGAAGGCGCTGATCACGATCCACCCGTCGGCGATCCTGCGGATGCCGGACGACGCCCGCGAGAAGGGTTACGCGGACCTCGTCGCGGATCTCACGGTGGCGGCCCGAGCCGTCGCCTGA
- a CDS encoding aldose 1-epimerase family protein: protein MAARWNIPSGHQWTIEAGTQRATLVEIGGGIREYTVNGREILAGYPADAMAAKGVGQILAPWPNRIRDGKYTFGGEDHKLSWDEPEKRTAIHGLVRWEMWDRLDHTPTAVTLARTVQPRPGYPFALVLRVHYSLGKDGLKVEHQATNVGPNPAPFGLGIHPYLTLGGEPLDDATLRLPAGRRILTDERLLPTGVEDVDGTEWDYRKGRKIGSASLDTPFVVTERDADGIAVSELVDAEGRGGQLWQDASFGWVQAYNGVGPNGVANQAVAVEPMTCPPDAFNSGEGLITLQPGERWSGTWGVRPL, encoded by the coding sequence ATGGCGGCGCGGTGGAACATCCCGTCCGGACATCAGTGGACGATCGAGGCGGGTACCCAGCGGGCGACGCTGGTCGAGATCGGTGGTGGTATCCGCGAGTACACGGTGAACGGTCGGGAGATCCTGGCCGGATACCCGGCCGACGCGATGGCGGCGAAGGGGGTCGGCCAGATCCTGGCGCCGTGGCCGAACCGGATCAGAGACGGCAAGTACACGTTCGGCGGCGAAGACCACAAGCTGTCCTGGGACGAGCCGGAGAAGCGCACTGCGATCCACGGTCTGGTTCGCTGGGAGATGTGGGACCGGCTGGACCACACCCCGACCGCGGTGACGTTGGCCCGGACCGTCCAGCCGCGACCGGGTTACCCGTTCGCGCTCGTCCTGCGGGTGCACTACTCGCTGGGCAAGGACGGTCTCAAGGTCGAGCACCAGGCGACGAACGTCGGGCCGAACCCGGCGCCGTTCGGCCTGGGCATCCACCCGTACCTGACGCTCGGCGGCGAACCGCTGGACGACGCGACCCTGCGGCTGCCCGCCGGTCGCCGGATCCTCACCGACGAACGTCTGCTGCCGACCGGCGTCGAGGACGTCGACGGCACCGAGTGGGACTACCGCAAGGGCCGGAAGATCGGCTCCGCCTCGCTGGACACGCCGTTCGTCGTCACCGAGCGGGACGCGGACGGCATCGCGGTCTCCGAGCTGGTCGACGCCGAAGGGCGCGGCGGGCAGCTCTGGCAGGACGCGTCGTTCGGCTGGGTGCAGGCCTACAACGGGGTCGGGCCGAACGGCGTGGCGAACCAGGCCGTCGCGGTCGAGCCGATGACGTGCCCGCCGGACGCGTTCAACTCCGGCGAAGGCCTGATCACACTGCAACCAGGCGAACGCTGGAGCGGTACGTGGGGCGTGCGTCCCCTCTAA
- a CDS encoding deoxyribodipyrimidine photo-lyase, translating into MPNTVFWFRRDLRLTDNPALLAAVSAAADDGVLALFVLDPMPLRAAGGPRVSHLVRSLRALDESLGGALLIRYGDPVEEVPRVAAAIGAEEVHIAADYGPYGRGRDQQVEKALTGHGVTLHRTGSPYAVAPGRVRKSDDSPYRVFTPYSKAWAAHGWRAPVAAPRAVSWLPAHDSAGPPSVPDLPDVDLPDAGEDAARERLSAFLDGPIRDYATERNRPDREGTSGLSVHLKYGELHPRTILAELARHRGVGADTLRNELCWRDFYADVLFHRPESLWESLDARVGGIRTDSGPRADERFTAWASGHTGYPIVDAGMRQLRAIGWMHNRVRMITASFLVKDLHLPWQRGAAYFLDRLVDGDYASNNHNWQWVAGTGTDAAPYVRVFNPVTQGKKFDPDGAYVRRWVPELAGVGGGAVHEPWTLPKPPDGYPKPIVDHAAERRETLARFDEVRA; encoded by the coding sequence ATGCCGAACACCGTGTTCTGGTTCCGCCGTGATCTGCGGCTCACCGACAACCCGGCGCTGCTCGCTGCGGTGAGCGCCGCCGCTGACGACGGTGTTCTGGCGCTGTTCGTGCTGGATCCGATGCCGTTGCGGGCGGCAGGAGGGCCCCGGGTCAGCCATCTGGTGCGGTCGCTGCGCGCGCTCGACGAGTCGCTAGGCGGCGCCCTGCTGATCCGGTACGGCGATCCGGTCGAGGAGGTGCCCCGGGTGGCCGCCGCGATCGGCGCCGAGGAGGTGCACATCGCCGCCGATTACGGACCGTACGGCCGGGGTCGCGATCAGCAGGTCGAGAAGGCGCTCACCGGCCACGGCGTCACGCTGCACCGCACGGGTTCGCCGTACGCCGTCGCACCGGGCCGGGTCCGGAAGTCTGATGACTCGCCGTACCGGGTGTTCACGCCGTACTCCAAAGCCTGGGCCGCCCACGGCTGGCGGGCTCCGGTCGCCGCGCCGCGCGCCGTCTCCTGGCTGCCCGCGCACGACTCCGCCGGGCCTCCCTCGGTGCCCGACCTGCCGGACGTCGACCTTCCCGACGCCGGTGAGGACGCCGCCCGCGAGCGGTTGTCCGCGTTCCTGGACGGCCCGATCCGGGACTACGCGACCGAGCGGAACCGCCCGGACCGGGAAGGCACCTCCGGTCTGTCCGTCCACCTCAAGTACGGCGAGCTGCATCCGCGGACGATCCTGGCCGAGCTGGCCCGTCACCGCGGGGTCGGCGCCGACACGCTCCGGAACGAGCTGTGTTGGCGGGACTTCTACGCCGATGTGCTGTTCCACCGGCCGGAGAGCCTCTGGGAGTCGTTGGACGCCCGGGTGGGTGGTATCCGGACGGACTCGGGGCCGCGCGCCGACGAGCGGTTCACCGCCTGGGCTTCCGGTCACACGGGATATCCGATCGTCGACGCCGGAATGCGGCAGCTGCGCGCGATCGGCTGGATGCACAACCGGGTGCGGATGATCACCGCGTCGTTCCTGGTGAAAGACCTGCACCTGCCGTGGCAGCGGGGAGCCGCGTACTTCCTCGACCGGCTGGTCGACGGGGACTACGCGAGCAACAACCACAACTGGCAGTGGGTGGCCGGCACCGGAACGGACGCGGCGCCGTACGTCCGGGTGTTCAACCCGGTGACGCAGGGCAAGAAGTTCGACCCCGACGGGGCCTACGTGCGCCGGTGGGTGCCGGAACTCGCCGGGGTCGGGGGCGGTGCGGTGCACGAGCCCTGGACGCTGCCGAAGCCCCCGGACGGGTATCCCAAGCCGATCGTCGACCACGCAGCCGAACGCCGAGAGACCCTGGCCCGCTTCGACGAGGTCCGCGCCTGA
- a CDS encoding type II toxin-antitoxin system VapB family antitoxin, translating into MIFKAVRDGKPYPDHGLSLREWARIPPRQVRLDQLVTTKRELALDRLLAEDSTFYGDLFPHVVEFDGALYLEDGLHRALRAALQQRTTMHVRVLVHEPVRDDAGAPSVSA; encoded by the coding sequence GTGATATTCAAGGCGGTCCGGGACGGGAAGCCGTACCCCGACCACGGTCTGTCGCTGCGGGAGTGGGCTCGGATCCCACCCCGTCAGGTCCGCCTCGACCAGCTGGTGACGACCAAGCGGGAGCTGGCCCTCGACCGGCTACTCGCCGAGGACTCGACGTTCTACGGCGATCTGTTCCCGCACGTGGTCGAGTTCGACGGTGCTCTGTACCTGGAGGACGGGCTCCACCGCGCGCTGCGCGCGGCACTGCAGCAACGCACGACGATGCACGTACGCGTGCTGGTGCACGAACCCGTGCGTGACGACGCGGGCGCCCCGTCCGTCTCTGCCTGA
- a CDS encoding sacsin N-terminal ATP-binding-like domain-containing protein, translated as MTTDPFGLAERRAAVLASWASVATRFREDANAEEELVRGGLGGYADRLVVELAQNASDAAARAGASGVLRFAYADGVLSVANTGAPLDAAGVDGLTSLRASAKTTSGDAREPATVGRFGVGFAAVLAVSDEPEVRSHAGGVRFSAERTRAEVATLGGAAAAELARRDGGVPVLRLAWPADAPPPAGFDTEVHLPVRPDATEWVRTLLADVEPTLLFAFPGLSRLEIAVDGVERVIERAGAGEQTVSLAENGTVTTWLVHGAEGEVPAELLAERPLEERAALARYRTLAAVPLTDGVPSPLPGDTVLHAPSPTDEPLSLPLHLAATFPLEVSRRRVAQGPLTDWLAARAADTVVSLLAAAPPVVEALALVPRPGLGKAPLDAAICSLTLTKLRGTAFLPAVPSPEPVASADDPLRDDELDLLATGLGVPPEAAPEPNAAGRPDVTAEPKRVTPEDAVALTSELAAAADALVDALAGVVPGLLPADWSSRAAAGALDALGVRRLGVADVVDAVAGLDRSPAWWGRLYAALEPASLDPDALAALPVPLTDGRTITGVRGALLPGPDLAAVAPDTLAPLGLRVVHPDATGSDLLVRLGARPATVHTILADDRVRAAVADSLDADEPESLAEAILALVVAAGIRPGEQPWLAELALPADDDWYPAGELVVPGSPLVRVLAGMGTDDAPFGVVDEDFANDVLAAHGPDVLPAVGCLTTFTVLEADDLDLVDLTDLESEDADLDLDGLAEWADAVIETIDPTGTVGAPPGTRIERFRAIRDLDLVDPEQWPVALELLASGAPRDVLNATAFAVTPDGTRIEVPAYSRWWLAREPILDGRPPSELRTPDAVDLDGLYDVAATTAQPADPAFLALLGCRTGLHDAIATDPTDLLHRLADADRTAVPWIVPLIYARIAEALAGARVPAPARIRVAPDAVADADQVAILDQPWRLDALDGRAPILGGDDPVSVAELLDAPLVSEL; from the coding sequence GTGACCACCGACCCGTTCGGTCTTGCGGAGCGGCGGGCCGCCGTTCTCGCGTCTTGGGCAAGCGTCGCGACCCGATTCCGGGAGGACGCGAACGCCGAGGAGGAGCTGGTCCGCGGCGGGCTCGGCGGCTACGCCGACCGCCTGGTCGTGGAGCTGGCCCAGAACGCGTCCGACGCCGCGGCTCGCGCCGGCGCGTCCGGCGTACTGCGCTTCGCGTACGCCGACGGCGTCCTGTCGGTCGCCAACACCGGTGCGCCGTTGGACGCGGCCGGCGTCGACGGGCTCACGTCGCTGCGCGCCTCCGCCAAAACCACATCGGGCGACGCCCGGGAGCCCGCCACCGTCGGAAGGTTCGGGGTGGGGTTCGCCGCCGTCCTCGCGGTGAGCGACGAACCCGAGGTGCGTTCGCACGCCGGTGGGGTGCGGTTCTCCGCGGAGCGGACCAGGGCCGAGGTGGCCACGCTCGGCGGAGCGGCCGCTGCCGAGCTGGCACGGCGGGACGGCGGCGTGCCGGTGCTCCGGCTCGCGTGGCCGGCCGACGCACCGCCGCCGGCCGGATTCGACACCGAGGTGCATCTGCCGGTACGGCCGGACGCGACCGAGTGGGTCCGGACCTTGCTGGCCGACGTCGAGCCGACGCTGCTGTTCGCGTTCCCCGGCCTGAGCCGCCTGGAGATCGCGGTCGACGGCGTCGAGCGGGTGATCGAGCGGGCGGGGGCAGGCGAGCAGACGGTGTCGCTCGCCGAGAACGGCACGGTGACGACCTGGCTCGTCCACGGTGCCGAGGGCGAAGTGCCTGCGGAGCTGCTGGCGGAGCGTCCGCTGGAGGAGCGCGCGGCGCTGGCGCGGTACCGCACGCTCGCGGCCGTGCCGCTGACCGACGGGGTGCCGTCGCCGTTGCCCGGTGACACGGTGCTGCACGCGCCGTCACCGACCGACGAGCCGCTTTCGCTGCCGCTGCACCTCGCCGCCACGTTCCCGCTGGAGGTGTCCCGTCGCCGGGTGGCGCAAGGACCGTTGACCGACTGGCTCGCGGCACGGGCCGCGGACACGGTGGTGTCGTTGCTGGCCGCGGCCCCGCCGGTGGTCGAGGCGCTGGCGCTGGTGCCGCGCCCCGGCCTCGGTAAGGCTCCGCTCGATGCGGCGATCTGCTCGCTGACGCTCACGAAGCTCCGGGGCACCGCCTTCCTGCCCGCGGTGCCGAGCCCCGAGCCGGTGGCCAGTGCCGATGATCCGCTGCGCGACGACGAGCTCGACCTGCTCGCCACGGGCCTCGGCGTCCCCCCGGAGGCCGCGCCGGAGCCGAACGCTGCCGGGAGGCCGGACGTCACGGCGGAGCCGAAGCGGGTGACGCCGGAAGACGCGGTCGCCCTCACGTCCGAGCTGGCGGCCGCGGCGGACGCGTTGGTGGACGCGCTGGCCGGCGTCGTGCCGGGGCTGCTACCCGCCGACTGGTCCTCCCGCGCTGCCGCCGGTGCGCTCGACGCGCTGGGCGTCCGGCGGCTGGGCGTCGCCGACGTCGTCGACGCGGTGGCCGGCCTCGATCGGTCCCCGGCCTGGTGGGGTCGCCTCTACGCGGCGCTGGAGCCGGCGAGCCTGGATCCGGACGCCCTGGCCGCGCTGCCGGTGCCGCTCACCGACGGACGCACGATCACCGGCGTGCGCGGGGCCCTGCTGCCCGGCCCGGACCTCGCCGCGGTCGCCCCGGACACACTCGCGCCGCTGGGGCTCCGCGTCGTCCACCCGGACGCCACCGGCAGCGACCTGCTGGTGCGGCTCGGGGCGCGCCCGGCAACCGTGCACACGATCCTGGCCGACGACCGGGTCCGCGCCGCGGTCGCCGACTCGCTCGACGCCGACGAGCCCGAGTCGCTGGCCGAGGCGATCCTCGCGCTCGTCGTCGCCGCCGGGATCCGCCCCGGTGAGCAGCCGTGGCTGGCCGAGCTCGCGCTGCCCGCCGACGACGACTGGTACCCGGCCGGTGAGCTGGTCGTACCCGGCTCGCCGCTGGTCCGGGTGCTCGCCGGCATGGGCACCGACGACGCCCCGTTCGGCGTCGTCGACGAGGACTTCGCGAACGACGTCCTCGCCGCCCACGGGCCGGACGTGCTGCCCGCGGTGGGTTGCCTGACGACGTTCACCGTGCTCGAAGCCGACGACCTCGATCTCGTCGACCTCACCGACCTGGAGAGCGAGGACGCGGACCTCGACCTCGACGGCCTGGCCGAGTGGGCGGACGCGGTGATCGAGACGATCGACCCGACCGGCACCGTCGGCGCGCCCCCCGGCACCCGGATCGAACGGTTCCGTGCCATCCGCGATCTGGATCTCGTCGATCCGGAGCAGTGGCCGGTCGCGCTGGAGCTGCTCGCGTCCGGGGCGCCGCGAGACGTGCTCAACGCCACCGCGTTCGCGGTCACCCCCGACGGCACCCGGATCGAGGTACCGGCGTACAGCCGCTGGTGGCTCGCCCGAGAACCCATCCTGGACGGACGTCCGCCGAGTGAACTCCGCACTCCGGACGCGGTCGACCTGGACGGCCTCTACGACGTGGCCGCCACCACCGCGCAGCCTGCGGACCCGGCCTTTTTGGCACTGCTCGGCTGCCGTACCGGTCTGCACGACGCGATCGCGACCGACCCCACCGACCTGCTGCACCGGCTCGCGGACGCCGACCGCACCGCGGTGCCGTGGATCGTTCCGCTGATCTACGCCCGGATCGCCGAGGCGCTGGCCGGGGCCCGGGTTCCGGCACCGGCCCGGATCCGGGTCGCTCCGGACGCGGTGGCCGACGCCGACCAAGTCGCGATCCTCGACCAGCCGTGGCGTCTCGACGCGCTGGACGGCCGGGCACCGATCCTCGGCGGTGACGATCCGGTCTCCGTCGCCGAGCTGCTCGATGCGCCGCTGGTATCCGAGTTGTGA